One Obesumbacterium proteus DNA window includes the following coding sequences:
- a CDS encoding DedA family protein has protein sequence MEAYLQHLVTQSVTYSLIAVFLVAFLESLALVGLLLPGTVMMATLGALIGSGQVNFYYAWGVGILACFAGDWISYFIGRAFKEPLHRWSFIKKNKALLDRTEHALHRHSMMTVLIGRFVGPTRPVVPMVAGMLALPPRKFIPPNIIGCITWPPIYFLPGILAGVAIDIPAGSGSTLFKVLLALVVVSIWVAAWLSWRWWREGKRSADKLSQWLTPLRLRIATVAMWIAAVVSFVLMHNHPLMPIYRSLLWKVVQF, from the coding sequence ATGGAAGCGTACCTGCAACACTTGGTGACCCAATCGGTAACCTACTCTTTGATCGCCGTGTTTTTAGTGGCGTTTTTAGAGTCTTTAGCATTGGTCGGGCTGCTTTTACCAGGTACGGTAATGATGGCAACGCTGGGCGCATTAATTGGCAGCGGACAGGTGAATTTCTACTATGCGTGGGGCGTGGGAATTCTGGCGTGTTTTGCCGGTGATTGGATTTCCTATTTTATTGGCCGCGCTTTCAAAGAGCCGCTTCATCGATGGTCATTTATCAAGAAGAACAAAGCGCTGCTCGATAGAACCGAACATGCGCTCCATCGCCATAGCATGATGACGGTGCTGATTGGCCGTTTTGTTGGCCCAACGCGGCCGGTTGTACCGATGGTGGCGGGCATGCTGGCGCTGCCGCCACGCAAATTTATTCCACCCAATATTATTGGCTGTATCACGTGGCCGCCGATTTATTTCCTACCAGGGATTTTAGCCGGTGTCGCGATTGATATACCGGCAGGTAGTGGCAGCACGTTATTTAAAGTGTTACTGGCGCTGGTGGTGGTTTCGATTTGGGTTGCGGCATGGCTGAGCTGGCGCTGGTGGCGAGAGGGCAAACGCTCGGCGGATAAACTCTCTCAGTGGCTTACACCGCTGCGCCTGCGTATTGCAACCGTTGCCATGTGGATAGCCGCCGTCGTGAGCTTTGTGCTGATGCATAACCATCCGCTGATGCCAATTTATCGTTCACTGCTGTGGAAGGTGGTGCAGTTTTAG